One Methanoculleus sp. 7T genomic window carries:
- a CDS encoding DEAD/DEAH box helicase, giving the protein MKVIVQPQKGTYKLLFVEGGRVEGSGFVDLTATPKGQRPKNFKMRKRGKQLKPTPTRDLITLLRRSSVHLAGKSPEFESFLSDLQIPSSRIDICRFCQLEDRFTPVDKATGVRYGGEWICMECAKREMRRELGYMGRFGGSVLVHLEKLLAQVRDLDRVLASVGPDRPDRSRTLFDRLEAHEVQKTAHITDLPLPPAFAKAAGVEYLMPVQQLAVQNGLLEGQHLLVVSATASGKTFIGEMAGMKNFLEGRGRMLFLVPLVALANQKYQRFRDRYGHLVRVALQTGVSRLNLPETRPAGERDINAPVVVGTYEGIDHALRTGRPLKDIGTVVIDEVQMLEDPERGHRLDGLIARLKHVAPDAQFLYLSATIGLPGLLAEKLRANLVRYAERPVALERHLIFVERAKKIGFIKQMVAEEYKVRSSKGYRGQTIVFTNSRARCHVIADALGKKAAPYHAGLTAQERRDVERRFANGEIAAVVTTAALAAGVDFPASQVIFDALAMGIQWLTVQEFHQMMGRAGRPDYHDLGRVVVMAEPGGSYSRTSGKTEEEVAVGLLRGEMEEVAPEYDMEQSSEEFVANAVVCGGDEQQVIRMSRVMVGTLEPALPALLDANLVRRRAGRIELTDMARVMAEHFIGIERLLEIKDLVRRMDDAAEIVAELECAVEEAP; this is encoded by the coding sequence ATGAAGGTTATCGTTCAGCCCCAGAAAGGCACGTATAAGTTATTATTTGTCGAAGGCGGCCGCGTCGAGGGGTCCGGATTCGTCGATCTGACGGCGACCCCGAAGGGCCAGCGGCCGAAGAACTTCAAGATGCGCAAGCGGGGCAAACAGCTCAAGCCCACCCCGACGCGGGACCTGATAACGCTACTGCGCCGATCTTCGGTGCACCTCGCAGGGAAGAGCCCGGAGTTCGAGTCGTTTCTCTCGGATCTTCAGATCCCCTCTTCACGGATCGATATCTGCCGGTTCTGTCAACTTGAGGACCGTTTTACGCCGGTCGATAAGGCGACCGGCGTCCGGTACGGGGGGGAATGGATCTGTATGGAGTGCGCAAAGCGCGAGATGCGCCGGGAGCTCGGTTACATGGGCAGGTTCGGCGGCTCCGTGCTGGTCCATCTTGAAAAACTCCTCGCTCAAGTCAGGGACCTCGACCGTGTGCTGGCGTCGGTAGGGCCCGACCGTCCCGACCGGTCCCGGACCCTCTTCGACCGGCTCGAGGCGCATGAGGTCCAGAAAACGGCTCACATCACCGACCTTCCGCTGCCTCCCGCCTTTGCGAAGGCTGCCGGGGTCGAGTACCTGATGCCCGTCCAGCAGCTCGCCGTTCAGAACGGGCTCCTCGAAGGGCAGCACCTCCTCGTCGTCTCCGCCACCGCGAGCGGCAAGACCTTCATCGGGGAGATGGCCGGGATGAAGAACTTCCTCGAAGGGCGGGGAAGGATGCTCTTTCTGGTCCCGCTGGTCGCACTCGCGAACCAGAAGTACCAGCGGTTCCGCGACCGCTACGGCCACCTGGTGCGGGTCGCCCTGCAGACCGGGGTGAGCCGTCTCAACCTCCCCGAGACTCGGCCGGCAGGGGAGCGGGACATCAATGCCCCCGTCGTGGTGGGGACCTACGAGGGGATCGACCACGCCCTCCGCACCGGGCGGCCCCTGAAGGATATCGGGACCGTCGTCATCGACGAGGTCCAGATGCTTGAAGACCCCGAGCGGGGCCACCGCCTCGACGGGCTGATCGCTCGGCTCAAGCACGTCGCTCCCGACGCCCAGTTCCTCTACCTCTCGGCCACCATCGGGCTCCCCGGACTGCTTGCTGAGAAACTCCGGGCGAACCTGGTCCGCTATGCCGAACGGCCGGTGGCCTTGGAACGACATCTCATCTTCGTGGAGCGGGCTAAAAAGATAGGGTTCATCAAGCAGATGGTCGCCGAGGAGTACAAGGTCCGGTCGTCCAAGGGCTACCGGGGCCAGACGATCGTCTTCACCAATTCCCGGGCCCGCTGCCATGTCATCGCCGACGCCCTCGGCAAGAAGGCCGCTCCCTACCACGCGGGGCTGACCGCCCAAGAGCGCCGGGACGTGGAACGGCGCTTTGCCAACGGGGAGATCGCCGCCGTCGTGACCACGGCGGCGCTTGCCGCCGGCGTCGACTTCCCGGCGTCGCAGGTGATCTTCGACGCGCTCGCCATGGGCATCCAGTGGCTCACCGTCCAGGAGTTCCACCAGATGATGGGCCGGGCCGGCCGGCCCGACTACCATGACCTTGGCCGGGTGGTCGTCATGGCGGAACCCGGCGGGTCGTACTCCCGGACGTCCGGAAAGACCGAAGAGGAGGTCGCCGTCGGCCTTCTGCGGGGCGAGATGGAGGAGGTCGCTCCCGAGTACGACATGGAGCAGAGTTCGGAGGAGTTTGTGGCGAACGCCGTAGTCTGCGGCGGCGACGAGCAACAGGTCATCCGGATGAGCCGCGTAATGGTCGGGACGCTGGAGCCGGCCCTGCCTGCGCTCCTCGACGCCAACCTGGTCAGGCGGCGGGCCGGCCGAATCGAGCTCACCGATATGGCTCGGGTGATGGCCGAGCACTTCATCGGCATCGAGCGTCTGCTTGAGATCAAGGACCTGGTCCGGAGGATGGACGATGCGGCCGAGATCGTCGCAGAACTCGAGTGCGCTGTGGAGGAAGCGCCGTAG
- a CDS encoding 30S ribosomal protein S3ae, translated as MAKKKQVGRRVEGWKAKKWYRVYVPEAFGKVEIGDTISADPENMVGRVMTATLGEVVQDYSKSHIKMRFKINNVAGDAAYTEFVGHEVTRDYLRSMVKRRASRIDTIHPVISKDGKLLRVTVVCLTLSRAEQSQVHAVRQAISQALTAKAAESDLETLVKEIVSGDMARDVFKVVKTIYPVRRVEITKSKLEQIAVV; from the coding sequence ATGGCAAAGAAGAAACAGGTTGGAAGAAGGGTGGAAGGCTGGAAGGCCAAGAAGTGGTACCGTGTCTACGTGCCCGAGGCCTTCGGCAAAGTTGAGATCGGCGACACCATCTCGGCCGACCCCGAGAACATGGTCGGCCGGGTCATGACCGCGACGCTCGGCGAAGTGGTGCAGGACTACTCCAAGTCCCACATCAAGATGAGGTTCAAGATCAACAACGTGGCCGGCGACGCCGCTTACACCGAGTTCGTCGGTCACGAGGTGACCCGGGACTACCTGCGGTCGATGGTCAAGCGGCGGGCATCCCGCATCGACACCATCCACCCGGTCATCAGCAAGGACGGCAAACTCCTGCGGGTGACGGTCGTCTGTCTCACCCTCTCGAGGGCCGAGCAGAGCCAGGTCCACGCCGTGCGGCAGGCGATCTCGCAGGCCCTGACGGCAAAGGCGGCCGAGAGCGACCTTGAGACCCTGGTCAAGGAGATCGTCTCAGGCGACATGGCCCGGGACGTCTTCAAGGTCGTCAAGACGATCTACCCGGTCCGCCGGGTCGAGATCACCAAATCCAAACTCGAGCAGATCGCGGTCGTATAA
- a CDS encoding MFS transporter, protein MDTAKRIYNVLFISVFATMLGLGIVSPLLPIYAENLGATGIWLGIVFSAFALSRSIFMPIIGRISDRQGRKWIILIGMFAYAVTSLAYLIAGSVYSLTAVRLIHGLASAMVVPIAMAYIADLSEKGREGSHMGNFSISMFLGMGAGPFLGGFLNDMFGMPSVFYVMAGLSAFATLLVAVSLPEVKPGSFGHRQENSVPMRSIFTIPSMRGIMVFTFISALGRGGMMVFIPVFAPLIAISPFEVGIVLSVNTFLMALLQVPIGRLTDTGNKVVLIVVGSAIAAVALAAIPFARSFWPLLAITSVIGVGGAIQQPSIMALTVDAGRSIGMGTSMGAYNTVFGVGMIIAPLIGGAFMDFIGVEAVFYVGGAISLVGTGIFAVMMQRDVRGDAPETE, encoded by the coding sequence ATGGATACCGCAAAGCGCATCTACAACGTCTTATTCATCTCCGTCTTCGCCACCATGCTCGGGCTCGGCATCGTCAGCCCGCTCCTCCCCATATACGCGGAGAACCTCGGAGCGACCGGTATCTGGCTTGGTATCGTCTTCTCTGCCTTCGCGCTCTCTCGTTCGATCTTCATGCCCATCATCGGGCGGATATCCGACCGGCAGGGGAGGAAGTGGATCATCCTCATCGGCATGTTCGCCTACGCGGTCACGTCGCTTGCCTACCTCATCGCCGGCAGCGTCTACTCCCTGACGGCCGTCCGGCTGATCCACGGGCTTGCGTCGGCGATGGTCGTCCCGATAGCCATGGCCTACATAGCAGACCTCTCGGAGAAGGGGAGAGAGGGGAGCCACATGGGGAACTTCTCCATATCCATGTTCCTCGGCATGGGGGCCGGACCGTTTCTCGGAGGGTTCCTGAACGATATGTTCGGGATGCCGTCGGTCTTCTACGTCATGGCCGGCCTCTCTGCGTTCGCCACGCTCCTCGTCGCCGTATCCCTTCCGGAGGTAAAACCGGGATCGTTCGGACACCGACAGGAGAACTCCGTCCCGATGCGCTCGATCTTCACGATACCGAGCATGCGGGGGATCATGGTCTTCACCTTCATCAGCGCCCTCGGCCGCGGGGGCATGATGGTCTTCATCCCGGTCTTCGCACCACTGATCGCGATCAGCCCGTTCGAGGTGGGCATCGTCCTCTCGGTCAACACCTTCCTGATGGCGCTCCTTCAGGTGCCGATCGGGAGGCTCACCGACACCGGGAACAAGGTCGTCCTGATCGTCGTCGGCTCGGCCATAGCAGCGGTAGCGCTCGCCGCAATCCCCTTCGCTCGGTCGTTCTGGCCCCTGCTCGCGATCACCTCGGTCATCGGCGTCGGGGGCGCCATCCAACAACCGTCGATCATGGCCCTGACGGTCGATGCTGGCCGGAGCATCGGGATGGGAACCTCGATGGGCGCCTACAACACGGTCTTCGGCGTCGGCATGATCATCGCGCCGCTGATCGGGGGTGCGTTCATGGACTTCATCGGCGTCGAGGCCGTCTTCTACGTAGGCGGGGCGATAAGCCTCGTCGGGACCGGAATATTCGCTGTGATGATGCAGAGGGATGTGCGTGGAGACGCCCCCGAGACCGAATGA
- a CDS encoding 2,3-bisphosphoglycerate-independent phosphoglycerate mutase has product MIAHKVLFLVLDGISDRPCEALNGLTPLSAARTPVLDRVAAEGVCGIMDSVAPGIRPGSDTSHLALLGYPPQEYYTGRGPLEAEGTGIHMTAGMIGFRCNFATVDKNGLITDRRAGRISETEALAEAIRNGVDLSPLGLGFRFESGAGHRAALALTGDGLGDKVSSNDPKKEGVRPLTVRACTDDPADAKTAAACNEFIRQSADILSNHPQNVRRTEQGLPPANLLLIRGAGKMGSFPPFQERYGLSGSVISAATLISGIGKVVGLEHVPVPGTTGSVDSDLDAKVKAAVRELDRKDFVLMNIKGADEAGHDGKAVQKRDFIEVIDAALEPLLALQDTLIVVCADHSTPCSIKDHSADPVPVVIRGPGVRVDRTVRFDEVSCAEGGLNRIRGCDLMPIVLDLINKSHKYGA; this is encoded by the coding sequence ATGATTGCTCACAAGGTGCTGTTTCTGGTACTGGACGGGATATCAGACCGTCCCTGTGAAGCGCTGAACGGATTGACCCCTCTCTCCGCCGCACGGACCCCGGTCCTCGACCGGGTTGCTGCAGAGGGCGTATGCGGGATCATGGACTCCGTCGCTCCCGGCATACGCCCCGGGTCCGACACCTCCCACCTCGCCCTGCTCGGCTACCCGCCGCAGGAGTACTACACCGGCAGGGGCCCGCTCGAGGCCGAGGGGACCGGTATCCACATGACCGCCGGCATGATCGGCTTTCGGTGCAACTTCGCCACCGTGGATAAGAACGGCCTCATTACCGACCGGCGAGCCGGGCGGATCTCCGAGACCGAAGCGCTCGCCGAGGCGATCCGCAATGGCGTGGACCTCTCCCCGCTCGGTCTCGGGTTCAGGTTCGAGTCGGGCGCCGGTCACCGGGCGGCCCTCGCCCTCACGGGAGACGGCCTCGGCGATAAGGTCTCGTCGAACGATCCGAAGAAGGAAGGGGTAAGACCCCTCACGGTCCGGGCCTGCACCGACGATCCGGCGGACGCAAAGACCGCCGCGGCCTGCAACGAGTTCATCCGCCAGTCTGCGGATATCCTCTCCAACCATCCCCAAAACGTCCGGCGCACCGAGCAGGGACTGCCCCCGGCAAACCTCCTCCTGATCCGGGGCGCCGGGAAGATGGGTTCCTTCCCGCCGTTCCAGGAGCGCTACGGGCTCTCCGGGAGCGTCATCTCCGCAGCCACGCTCATCTCCGGGATCGGGAAGGTCGTGGGGCTCGAACATGTTCCAGTGCCGGGAACGACCGGGTCGGTCGACTCCGACCTGGACGCCAAGGTGAAGGCGGCCGTACGGGAACTCGACCGGAAAGACTTCGTGCTGATGAACATCAAGGGTGCAGACGAGGCCGGTCACGACGGAAAAGCGGTGCAGAAGCGTGACTTCATCGAGGTGATCGATGCGGCGCTCGAGCCGCTGCTCGCGCTTCAGGATACCCTGATCGTCGTCTGCGCCGACCACAGCACCCCTTGTTCGATCAAAGACCACAGCGCCGACCCGGTGCCGGTCGTCATCAGGGGCCCGGGGGTCAGGGTGGACCGGACGGTCAGGTTCGATGAGGTCTCATGTGCGGAAGGCGGCCTCAACCGCATCCGCGGCTGCGATCTCATGCCGATCGTCCTGGATCTAATTAATAAGAGTCATAAGTATGGGGCATGA
- a CDS encoding 30S ribosomal protein S15 codes for MARMYARRRGTAGSVRPYRKEAPEWSNTDATEIEKIVVDLRKDGMSSSQIGLALRDKHGVPDVKLATGKRVNEILREKGLESEIPEDLRNLMQKALGLRKHLAENKKDVHNTRQLQVTESKVRRLVRYYVKAGRLPEGWTYKPETAEILLSR; via the coding sequence ATGGCAAGAATGTACGCTCGGCGCCGCGGAACCGCGGGTTCCGTCAGACCCTACCGGAAAGAAGCACCCGAGTGGTCCAACACGGACGCAACGGAGATCGAGAAGATCGTCGTCGATCTCCGCAAAGACGGCATGTCGAGCAGTCAGATTGGCCTTGCATTGCGGGACAAGCATGGTGTCCCCGACGTCAAGCTCGCCACCGGCAAACGCGTGAACGAGATCCTCCGCGAGAAGGGCCTTGAGTCAGAGATCCCTGAAGACCTGCGAAACTTGATGCAGAAGGCGCTCGGGCTGAGGAAGCACCTCGCGGAGAACAAGAAAGACGTGCACAACACCCGGCAGCTTCAGGTCACCGAATCCAAGGTGCGCAGGCTGGTCAGGTACTACGTCAAGGCCGGACGGTTGCCGGAAGGCTGGACTTACAAACCGGAGACTGCGGAGATCCTGCTTTCCAGATGA
- a CDS encoding DUF7839 domain-containing protein encodes MTDFSEDPLYVILRSKREATRFQILVEIAEHQPAIRQQEIAEKLGVTPQAVSEYIREMVDEGLVTAHGRGRYEVTKSGIEWVLRHAEVLESYARHITRDIIQQVAVWTAISRDEIRKGDTVGVFMQDGWLYATKQEQSAMGKATMDAQPGEDVGVAHLCGIIDHEEGLVHVCKVPRIERGGSRQIRADLLKDAIRDAEMVAAVGLESYVALKKAGVEPDMFFGSREGVIEAAFHGRECALLIVDEEFTDFLKRLETVGLAYTIHDLIAP; translated from the coding sequence TTGACCGACTTCAGTGAAGACCCACTCTACGTGATCCTGCGCAGCAAACGAGAAGCCACAAGGTTCCAGATCCTCGTTGAGATCGCCGAACACCAACCGGCCATCCGCCAGCAGGAGATCGCAGAAAAACTTGGCGTGACGCCGCAGGCCGTCTCCGAATACATCAGGGAGATGGTGGACGAAGGGCTGGTCACCGCTCACGGCCGGGGCCGGTATGAGGTGACGAAGAGCGGGATCGAGTGGGTCCTGCGGCACGCCGAGGTGCTTGAATCCTACGCCCGCCACATCACCCGGGACATCATCCAGCAGGTTGCGGTCTGGACGGCCATATCCCGAGACGAGATCCGCAAAGGCGATACGGTCGGCGTCTTCATGCAGGACGGCTGGCTCTATGCGACGAAACAGGAGCAGAGCGCCATGGGCAAGGCGACCATGGACGCACAACCGGGGGAGGATGTGGGTGTCGCCCACTTATGCGGCATCATCGACCACGAGGAAGGGCTCGTCCATGTCTGCAAGGTGCCGCGGATCGAGCGGGGCGGCTCCCGGCAGATCCGTGCCGACCTCCTCAAGGATGCTATCCGTGACGCGGAGATGGTGGCCGCCGTGGGCCTCGAGTCCTACGTAGCCCTCAAGAAGGCGGGCGTCGAGCCGGATATGTTCTTCGGATCCCGGGAAGGGGTCATCGAGGCGGCGTTCCACGGTCGGGAGTGCGCACTGCTTATTGTCGATGAAGAGTTTACCGATTTCCTCAAACGGCTGGAGACGGTGGGGCTCGCCTACACGATCCATGACCTGATCGCGCCATGA
- a CDS encoding DHH family phosphoesterase, which yields MSLDAAAAHLADHLLEQEFVEVLAHHDADGIAAASILCHAMFREGRQFRLRIRSSITTADIPQDSSVLLCDFGSALSDLPGDVMVVDHHVPHFEGDYHVNPRLAGIDGDRNLSAAGAAYLVAQRMGDNRDLAGLALLGIIGDGQELEGPNRDITSEGIANGFIAPRRGLCLPGRGLVEQLALAVNPYLAGFSGVPDAARALVAQVTDEDDVDYEALLSRVVLATAPKASLSAIYGLWGTTYSLGREVIDEAANLAAVVDACGKAGSGDIGASLCLRSTYALQEAWEIAVRYRQGVIAGIRGARRLDEHLALFEVDDGSAASDVADALANDLVQNGPVFVIGRRGDRYSVSARCPPGIDLDLEALMRTLAEACGGQGGGHHRRAGALIGADQVDRFRQGLLEAVPA from the coding sequence ATGTCGCTTGATGCCGCTGCTGCTCACCTGGCCGACCACCTGCTTGAGCAGGAGTTTGTGGAAGTGCTGGCGCACCATGATGCGGACGGGATAGCCGCCGCATCGATCCTCTGCCATGCCATGTTCCGTGAGGGCAGGCAGTTCCGGTTGAGGATCCGCTCAAGCATCACCACGGCGGATATCCCCCAGGACAGCAGCGTGCTCCTCTGCGACTTCGGATCGGCGCTATCGGACCTCCCGGGCGACGTGATGGTCGTGGACCACCACGTGCCCCACTTCGAGGGCGACTACCACGTGAACCCGCGCCTCGCCGGGATCGACGGCGATCGGAACCTCTCTGCGGCCGGTGCGGCATACCTCGTCGCACAACGCATGGGAGACAACCGGGACCTCGCGGGGCTTGCGCTCCTCGGCATCATCGGAGACGGCCAGGAACTCGAGGGGCCGAACCGCGACATCACGAGCGAAGGCATCGCCAACGGGTTCATCGCACCCCGCCGCGGCCTCTGCCTCCCGGGAAGGGGCCTTGTCGAGCAGCTCGCGCTCGCCGTCAACCCGTATCTTGCCGGGTTCTCAGGTGTTCCCGACGCCGCTCGGGCTCTGGTCGCGCAGGTCACCGATGAGGACGATGTCGATTATGAGGCCCTCCTCTCCCGGGTCGTGCTCGCGACCGCCCCGAAAGCGTCGCTCTCCGCGATCTACGGGCTCTGGGGCACCACCTACAGCCTCGGCAGGGAGGTTATCGACGAGGCCGCGAACCTCGCCGCCGTCGTCGACGCCTGCGGCAAGGCAGGGTCAGGAGACATCGGCGCATCGCTCTGCCTCCGTTCGACCTACGCACTGCAGGAGGCTTGGGAGATCGCCGTTCGCTACCGGCAGGGAGTCATCGCCGGCATCCGCGGAGCGCGCCGTCTTGACGAGCACCTCGCCCTCTTCGAGGTGGACGACGGGTCCGCGGCGAGCGACGTCGCAGACGCCCTCGCAAACGACCTCGTCCAGAACGGTCCCGTCTTCGTCATCGGCCGGAGAGGTGACCGCTACTCCGTGTCGGCACGCTGCCCGCCGGGCATCGACCTCGACCTTGAGGCGCTGATGCGGACGCTCGCGGAGGCGTGCGGGGGCCAGGGGGGCGGACACCACCGGAGGGCCGGCGCCCTGATCGGAGCCGACCAGGTGGACCGGTTCAGGCAGGGGCTTCTGGAGGCGGTTCCCGCATGA
- a CDS encoding KEOPS complex subunit Pcc1, which translates to MIRVEGSIETPHRHPECVAAALEPDNLTLIRTYATERGVRAEIEGTKLRSIIASVDDYLMNLAIAEDVCTCASR; encoded by the coding sequence ATGATCAGGGTCGAGGGCAGCATCGAGACCCCGCACCGCCACCCCGAATGCGTGGCGGCGGCGCTCGAGCCCGACAACCTCACCCTGATCAGGACGTACGCGACGGAGAGAGGCGTGCGGGCCGAGATCGAGGGGACCAAGCTCCGGTCGATCATCGCATCGGTGGACGATTACCTCATGAATCTGGCAATAGCGGAGGACGTATGCACCTGCGCCTCCCGGTAA
- a CDS encoding PAS domain S-box protein, with translation MDLRKHALRLPATPLAGFSTLRARGPAPLLVIAFLPGLPEGVWGSPAVLLTEILLIGIAFGLLGVWLKERDVAARLAGMDADIEAIRTGGEAPAHLPAGGDDPIAEFAGGINLMLDELERSRRELQESRDRYHLLFTSGNDFLLVCAVGKEGTPYRILDANALACRCLGYTREELLTVAPQSVILIRSDFARNERRLHSADLIPKQGERIPVEATIHRISLKGTPAILIIARDVTERRRAEKELMDYRYRLEELVTQRTSELRIANESLKREIKERERMELERMEAYRQIERNIEQFAVLTDHIRNPLQVIQGMADIIDDQRADKIREQVGQIKAILRQLDDGWVESEKVREYLVRYR, from the coding sequence ATGGATCTCCGCAAGCATGCACTCCGGCTCCCGGCCACCCCCCTTGCGGGCTTTAGTACACTCCGTGCCCGCGGCCCGGCACCCCTCCTCGTAATCGCCTTCCTGCCCGGCCTCCCGGAGGGAGTCTGGGGTTCTCCCGCCGTCCTGCTGACAGAGATCCTTCTTATCGGGATCGCCTTCGGGCTGCTCGGCGTCTGGCTCAAGGAGAGGGATGTGGCGGCCCGCCTCGCCGGCATGGATGCGGACATCGAGGCTATCAGGACTGGCGGCGAAGCCCCCGCCCACCTCCCAGCCGGCGGAGACGACCCGATAGCGGAGTTCGCCGGCGGAATCAACCTGATGCTCGACGAACTGGAACGCTCACGACGGGAACTTCAGGAGAGCAGGGACCGCTATCACCTCCTCTTTACCAGCGGCAACGACTTCCTGCTCGTCTGTGCCGTCGGAAAGGAGGGGACGCCCTACAGGATACTGGATGCAAACGCGCTCGCCTGCCGGTGCCTCGGCTATACCCGGGAAGAACTCCTCACCGTCGCTCCGCAGTCGGTCATCCTCATCAGGAGCGACTTTGCAAGGAATGAACGCCGTCTCCACAGCGCCGACCTGATCCCCAAGCAGGGCGAGCGGATTCCCGTCGAGGCGACCATCCACCGTATCAGCCTCAAGGGCACCCCGGCCATCCTCATCATCGCCCGCGACGTGACGGAGAGGCGGCGGGCCGAGAAGGAACTGATGGACTACCGCTACCGCTTGGAAGAACTGGTTACGCAGAGGACCAGTGAACTCCGGATAGCAAACGAGAGCCTTAAAAGGGAGATCAAGGAGCGTGAGAGGATGGAACTGGAGAGGATGGAGGCATACCGGCAGATCGAGAGAAACATCGAGCAGTTCGCGGTCCTGACCGACCACATCAGAAACCCCCTCCAGGTCATCCAGGGAATGGCCGACATCATCGACGACCAGCGGGCGGACAAGATCCGTGAGCAGGTCGGGCAGATCAAAGCGATCCTCCGGCAGCTCGACGACGGGTGGGTGGAGTCCGAGAAGGTGCGGGAGTATCTGGTGCGGTACCGGTGA
- a CDS encoding class I SAM-dependent methyltransferase translates to MKVADILEVDGCGLVEPSFAELTIDSYTALLLQATADEARLLVDENEEPLALALHDESGWNAASFLFREPTIAAIECFEAVGGDIYQESRAAWLSAVREYYSLDICENVLPALEDLPPDREGKIRDLVAEVWGDRPGATCLDCCCGSGVGTAALRAVGMRALAYDNDPSLLALGLSRGRLAPEDTMCIDARVASRYVAPVPLGALFMAGEIYSYNTDLWEPVVAELLALTDETLITVGTKPEADRVEGWFTEQGRNAEVFENRRDPIYDRWCCIARRM, encoded by the coding sequence ATGAAGGTTGCAGATATCCTTGAGGTCGACGGATGCGGGCTGGTCGAGCCGTCGTTTGCGGAACTGACAATAGACTCCTATACGGCACTCCTGCTGCAGGCAACAGCGGATGAGGCTCGGTTGCTGGTCGATGAGAACGAGGAGCCGCTCGCACTCGCCCTGCACGATGAATCGGGGTGGAACGCCGCCTCGTTCCTCTTCCGGGAGCCGACCATCGCCGCCATCGAGTGTTTTGAGGCTGTCGGCGGCGATATCTACCAAGAGAGCCGGGCCGCGTGGCTCTCGGCGGTCCGTGAGTATTACAGCCTCGATATCTGCGAAAACGTCCTTCCGGCCCTCGAAGACCTGCCTCCCGACCGCGAAGGAAAGATCCGCGACCTCGTGGCCGAGGTCTGGGGCGACCGGCCGGGAGCAACCTGCCTCGACTGCTGCTGCGGGTCGGGTGTCGGGACCGCAGCCCTCCGGGCGGTCGGGATGCGGGCGCTCGCCTACGACAACGACCCGTCGCTTCTCGCGCTCGGGCTCTCTAGGGGCCGCCTCGCGCCGGAGGACACCATGTGCATCGACGCACGAGTAGCGTCCCGTTACGTCGCGCCGGTGCCTCTCGGTGCTCTCTTTATGGCCGGAGAGATCTACTCCTACAACACCGACCTCTGGGAACCGGTCGTCGCCGAACTCCTCGCCCTGACCGATGAGACGCTGATCACCGTCGGCACAAAGCCCGAAGCGGACCGGGTGGAGGGGTGGTTCACCGAGCAGGGGCGGAACGCCGAGGTCTTCGAGAACCGGCGCGACCCCATCTACGACCGGTGGTGCTGCATCGCTCGGCGGATGTGA
- a CDS encoding polymer-forming cytoskeletal protein, with the protein MEPTGDHDWNRACTLPDNTELQERTLKTDRDIVIGDRCRIDYGLSGNEIVVCEFSKINGNIVAGGDVRIDNWCEIGGDVVAEEDAYLGEGVKIQGKLVVKGDLDIGDNVQIERGFEAKGWISIRNPMPVIIYIMMYLVAVLGIEKEEELNSVFEKLFGDDETPAETPLMIPAGAVLDMQTFSVPERMSVGSGCRLHGNIRAGAIAVREETTIFGSLHAKEAVGIAPGSVVHGDIRSDGDVTIEQNAHVLGNVSCRALTLHEDARVDGVIRAPGGLKIERREA; encoded by the coding sequence ATGGAACCGACAGGAGACCACGACTGGAACAGGGCCTGCACTCTCCCGGACAACACCGAACTCCAGGAGAGGACGCTCAAGACCGATCGAGACATCGTCATCGGCGACCGGTGCCGGATCGATTACGGCCTTTCAGGCAATGAGATCGTGGTCTGCGAATTCAGCAAGATAAACGGCAATATCGTTGCGGGCGGGGACGTCAGGATCGACAACTGGTGCGAGATCGGCGGCGACGTCGTCGCGGAGGAGGATGCCTATCTCGGCGAAGGCGTGAAGATCCAGGGCAAACTGGTCGTCAAAGGCGACCTCGATATCGGGGACAACGTCCAGATCGAGCGCGGGTTCGAGGCGAAAGGCTGGATCTCCATCCGCAACCCTATGCCGGTCATCATCTACATCATGATGTATCTGGTGGCCGTCCTCGGGATCGAGAAGGAAGAAGAACTGAACTCCGTCTTCGAGAAACTCTTCGGCGATGACGAGACCCCAGCCGAGACGCCGCTGATGATCCCAGCGGGCGCCGTCCTCGACATGCAGACGTTCTCGGTCCCCGAGAGGATGTCCGTCGGGTCGGGGTGCCGGCTACACGGGAACATCCGCGCCGGGGCGATCGCGGTTCGGGAGGAGACGACCATCTTCGGAAGCCTCCATGCGAAGGAGGCCGTCGGCATCGCTCCCGGTTCGGTCGTTCACGGCGACATCCGAAGCGACGGCGACGTGACGATCGAGCAGAATGCGCACGTCCTCGGGAACGTCTCTTGCCGGGCCCTCACCCTGCATGAGGATGCCCGCGTGGACGGGGTCATCAGGGCGCCGGGGGGCTTGAAGATCGAGAGGCGAGAGGCATGA